In Brevibacillus brevis NBRC 100599, a single genomic region encodes these proteins:
- the ltaE gene encoding low-specificity L-threonine aldolase, translated as MKPLIELRSDTFTLPTSQMMDAIQGAVLGDDVYGEDPTVRQLEQEAARKLGKEAAILMPSGTMANLASLMAHCPRGSKVIVGNETDIYIYEAGGAAVCGGIMYEPIPTQPDGRLGIADMERVFPLEPEDPQFALPSLICLENPHNRMGGRVLPLSYLEEVRAFANEKSVPVHMDGARLFNAAVALDVDAAEIARYADSVQICLSKGLSAPIGSLVVGTEDFIQKVYRLRKMLGGGMRQAGIIAAPGLVALQQMTDRLAVDHANALRLARGLAEIPGIVTHVEDVETNIVFFRIEHPVHTWQTFIEAAQAHGLRVAELGHGRIRAVTHSGIETADIDKALVIVRELLQFQTV; from the coding sequence ATGAAACCGTTGATAGAATTGAGAAGCGATACATTCACTTTGCCGACAAGTCAGATGATGGATGCCATTCAAGGGGCGGTACTCGGTGACGATGTGTATGGGGAAGATCCTACGGTTCGCCAATTGGAGCAAGAAGCGGCGCGGAAGCTGGGCAAAGAGGCAGCCATTCTCATGCCGAGTGGAACGATGGCCAATCTGGCGTCCTTAATGGCGCATTGTCCTCGCGGTTCCAAAGTCATTGTAGGCAATGAGACGGACATTTACATCTATGAAGCGGGTGGCGCAGCTGTGTGTGGTGGCATTATGTACGAGCCGATTCCGACGCAGCCAGATGGAAGGTTGGGCATCGCTGATATGGAGCGGGTATTTCCGTTGGAGCCAGAGGATCCACAATTCGCACTGCCTTCCCTGATCTGCCTGGAAAACCCGCATAACCGGATGGGGGGACGTGTCCTGCCGCTGTCTTATTTGGAAGAGGTTCGCGCATTTGCAAACGAAAAGTCGGTGCCTGTTCACATGGACGGTGCACGCTTGTTCAATGCGGCTGTTGCTCTTGACGTGGATGCGGCTGAGATTGCTCGTTATGCGGATTCCGTACAAATATGTCTGTCGAAAGGGTTGTCAGCACCGATTGGTTCCCTTGTCGTCGGAACAGAAGACTTTATTCAGAAAGTGTATCGTCTGCGCAAAATGCTGGGTGGCGGTATGCGTCAGGCAGGGATTATTGCAGCGCCAGGCCTGGTTGCCTTGCAGCAAATGACGGATCGATTGGCAGTCGATCACGCTAACGCCCTACGCTTGGCACGTGGTCTGGCGGAGATTCCAGGAATCGTGACTCATGTGGAAGATGTAGAGACCAATATTGTGTTCTTCCGGATTGAACACCCAGTCCATACGTGGCAGACCTTCATAGAAGCAGCGCAAGCACATGGGCTGCGCGTAGCTGAGCTCGGTCACGGCAGAATTCGAGCGGTGACTCATTCTGGTATTGAGACAGCGGATATCGACAAGGCGCTAGTCATTGTACGTGAACTGTTGCAGTTCCAAACGGTGTAG
- a CDS encoding DUF5050 domain-containing protein gives MVQHQGKWMITIAMAVCLSVVLGFGNQQTMATAPTKKPVINVLGSDPVNINSYRSFVAVQGEWIFYNNDGLYKIKQDGSSLQKLSSDWAHDLNVVGDWIYYTRNKPVKEFYQLEMSPYEIGYTYEDVMELMKIKTDGSSKTVIKSSSPAEDDPNNVLRLYVVGDIIYYADNKSHLYRMDTNGKNQKKLLDRFEEVYFYQDWIFYTNENRQLYKMKRNGTQKKLVSKDKELTLVGLSGDFIYYTKWVDHGVVDVYKIGLQDGKTALVKKGLPPAEKPIIIAGNYLYYISEINGEQMVGRMNMTDGKTTPLSPLGLRLNIGGDFIFFYDYQTSDHDKKELFKVKMGENKVEKVTPKAK, from the coding sequence ATGGTGCAACATCAAGGGAAATGGATGATCACCATTGCGATGGCAGTATGTCTGAGTGTGGTTCTTGGCTTTGGCAATCAACAAACAATGGCGACTGCTCCAACAAAAAAACCAGTGATAAACGTTTTGGGCAGCGATCCTGTGAATATCAATTCATACCGCAGCTTTGTCGCCGTTCAAGGAGAGTGGATTTTTTATAACAACGATGGCTTATACAAAATCAAACAGGATGGAAGCTCTCTTCAAAAGTTGAGCAGTGATTGGGCCCATGATCTGAATGTGGTAGGTGACTGGATTTACTATACGCGCAATAAGCCCGTGAAAGAATTCTATCAGCTTGAGATGTCCCCTTATGAGATTGGCTATACGTATGAAGATGTGATGGAGCTCATGAAAATCAAGACAGATGGCAGTTCGAAAACAGTTATCAAGAGCAGTAGTCCTGCGGAAGATGACCCCAATAACGTACTTAGATTGTATGTAGTGGGAGATATCATTTATTACGCGGATAATAAAAGTCATTTGTACAGAATGGACACGAACGGCAAAAATCAAAAGAAGCTACTTGATCGGTTTGAGGAAGTTTATTTCTATCAAGATTGGATTTTTTACACCAATGAGAATCGTCAACTATACAAAATGAAGCGGAATGGAACGCAGAAAAAGCTCGTAAGCAAAGACAAAGAACTGACCCTTGTCGGTCTGTCTGGCGATTTCATTTACTATACAAAATGGGTAGACCATGGAGTCGTCGATGTTTATAAAATAGGATTGCAGGATGGGAAGACTGCTCTAGTCAAGAAAGGGTTGCCACCAGCAGAGAAACCGATCATTATAGCTGGGAATTATCTATACTACATCTCAGAAATAAACGGCGAACAAATGGTAGGCCGAATGAATATGACGGACGGCAAGACAACTCCACTGTCTCCATTGGGTTTACGGCTAAACATCGGGGGAGATTTCATCTTTTTTTACGACTATCAAACTTCCGATCATGATAAAAAAGAACTATTCAAAGTGAAGATGGGCGAAAACAAAGTGGAAAAGGTAACCCCAAAGGCGAAGTAA
- a CDS encoding MFS transporter, translated as MSLKPEDLQSYIDSPDKQQRLYKRTLWIVVISQIFGGAGLAAGVTVGALLAQDMLGSESLAGIPAALLTLGSAVAALLVGRLSQRFGRRLGLASGFLAGGIGAIGVVLAAVENSIVLLFASLILYGAGTATNLQARYAGTDLAKPKQRATAVSIAMVSTTFGAVAGPNLVEVMGRFATSIGVPALAGPFILGAAAFILAGLVFWVLLRPDPFIVSKAIAEAQQVNQSSSACLNENQLASNNRGIIVGATVMILTQIVMVAIMTMTPVHMKHHGHGLSEVGIVIGFHIGAMYLPSLLTGVLVDKIGRSTMAYASGVILLAASLTAAFAPADSMPLLITALVLLGLGWNFGLISGTALIVDATQPATRAKTQGTVDVLIALAGASGGALSGMVVANASYATLSLAGGALSLLLVPVLIWSHRKSKHRVEISQN; from the coding sequence ATGTCACTCAAACCTGAAGATTTACAAAGCTACATCGACTCCCCAGACAAGCAGCAAAGACTATACAAACGAACGCTCTGGATTGTCGTCATCTCACAAATTTTCGGTGGTGCAGGACTTGCGGCAGGTGTCACCGTAGGGGCTCTCCTCGCTCAGGATATGCTCGGTTCGGAAAGTCTCGCGGGCATCCCTGCCGCATTGCTCACACTTGGCTCTGCTGTCGCTGCGTTGCTGGTCGGTCGACTCTCTCAACGCTTTGGACGCCGTTTAGGGCTCGCTAGCGGCTTTTTAGCCGGAGGGATTGGGGCAATTGGGGTGGTGCTCGCAGCCGTCGAAAACAGTATTGTCCTTCTATTTGCTTCCTTAATTTTGTATGGGGCTGGCACAGCTACTAACCTGCAAGCCCGCTATGCAGGCACAGACTTGGCAAAGCCTAAACAGCGAGCGACTGCCGTGAGTATTGCCATGGTCTCCACTACATTCGGGGCCGTTGCAGGACCAAACCTGGTGGAAGTCATGGGACGATTCGCTACATCCATTGGTGTCCCCGCACTTGCTGGTCCTTTCATCTTGGGTGCCGCAGCCTTCATCCTTGCAGGTCTCGTATTTTGGGTATTGCTTCGCCCGGACCCGTTCATTGTTTCGAAAGCAATCGCCGAAGCACAACAGGTGAATCAGAGCTCGTCGGCCTGTCTGAATGAGAATCAGCTTGCAAGCAACAACCGGGGAATCATCGTGGGAGCCACCGTCATGATTTTGACGCAGATCGTCATGGTCGCCATTATGACGATGACGCCTGTACATATGAAGCACCACGGACATGGTCTCTCAGAAGTAGGCATCGTCATCGGTTTTCATATCGGTGCGATGTACCTTCCCTCGCTCTTGACGGGTGTACTCGTTGACAAGATCGGTCGCTCCACAATGGCCTATGCTTCAGGTGTCATACTGCTTGCAGCCAGCCTGACTGCTGCTTTTGCCCCAGCCGATTCGATGCCGCTGCTCATCACCGCTCTTGTGCTGCTCGGACTGGGCTGGAATTTTGGATTAATTAGCGGCACAGCGCTCATCGTGGATGCAACGCAGCCCGCCACTCGCGCGAAAACGCAGGGAACGGTTGATGTCTTGATTGCCTTGGCTGGTGCATCCGGTGGAGCCCTATCTGGTATGGTCGTCGCCAATGCCAGCTACGCAACACTTTCGCTTGCCGGGGGCGCATTATCGCTGTTGCTAGTCCCTGTCCTGATATGGTCCCACAGAAAAAGCAAACACCGTGTAGAGATCTCCCAAAACTAA
- a CDS encoding ABC transporter ATP-binding protein, protein MNREYLIEANHIKKYFPIKAGLLSRVIGHVKAVDDVSFGIRAGETFGLVGESGCGKSTLGRVVLNLQRATSGEVLFDGTNIHQVNRQENLKLRRDMQIIFQDPFGSLNPRFLVSDIIGEPLRVHLRASAKEMDERVVELMSLVGLDPSRRNRYPHEFSGGQRQRIGIARSIALSPRFIVADEAVSALDVSVQSQVLNLMMKLQKEMGLTYLFIAHGLNVVRHISDRVGVMYLGKMVEIARTDDLFAQPLHPYTAALLSAIPKPTPHRRQERIVLQGDVPSPANPPSGCRFHPRCPMAQERCSKEIPELIEVGQDRQVACHFPLA, encoded by the coding sequence ATGAACCGGGAATATTTGATCGAAGCCAACCATATCAAAAAGTATTTTCCGATTAAGGCCGGCTTGTTGAGCCGTGTCATCGGTCATGTAAAAGCCGTAGATGATGTATCTTTTGGAATTCGCGCAGGGGAGACATTTGGGCTCGTGGGGGAATCCGGCTGCGGGAAGTCGACACTGGGGCGTGTCGTGCTGAATTTGCAAAGGGCGACAAGCGGAGAAGTGCTGTTTGACGGAACTAATATCCATCAGGTGAATAGACAAGAGAATTTGAAGCTGAGACGGGATATGCAGATTATTTTTCAAGACCCGTTTGGTTCGTTGAATCCACGATTTTTGGTAAGTGATATTATTGGAGAGCCTTTGCGGGTTCATCTGCGGGCTTCTGCAAAGGAAATGGATGAGCGAGTAGTCGAGCTGATGAGTCTGGTGGGACTCGATCCTTCGAGACGAAATCGGTATCCGCATGAGTTTTCCGGCGGACAGCGGCAACGGATCGGTATTGCGCGGTCAATCGCACTCTCACCACGGTTTATTGTGGCGGATGAGGCTGTTTCTGCGCTGGATGTATCCGTACAGTCACAGGTTTTGAACCTGATGATGAAATTACAAAAAGAGATGGGGCTGACCTATCTATTTATCGCGCATGGTCTGAATGTGGTACGCCATATTTCTGATCGGGTAGGCGTGATGTACTTGGGGAAAATGGTGGAGATTGCACGAACGGATGACTTGTTTGCACAGCCACTGCATCCGTATACGGCGGCATTGTTGTCGGCGATTCCGAAGCCCACTCCGCATCGTAGACAAGAGCGGATCGTCCTGCAAGGGGATGTACCATCTCCGGCCAATCCGCCGTCAGGTTGTCGTTTTCATCCTCGTTGTCCGATGGCGCAGGAGAGATGCAGCAAGGAGATTCCCGAGCTTATAGAGGTTGGGCAGGATCGGCAGGTCGCGTGTCATTTCCCTTTAGCATAG
- a CDS encoding ABC transporter permease, which yields MTEYLVRRVLQAVLVLFLITVVSFGLMHAAPGGPLKVMLSPGMSPEAQLIQMKNMGLDQPVYIQYMKWVGNLLQGDLGHTFKNNVPVGDILWPTVWNTFVLMSVAWGLSMLIAIPWGIYNSTKQYGLSDQIASIVAYLGFAMPTFWFGIMLQQYFAMQLNLLPLSDMYTMGKEGQISDLILHLILPVTVLTLVNIAAYVKYTRASMLEALEQDYIRTARAKGMKERRVIFRHALRNALIPVVTIIGLDLPTLVAGAALTESVFNWPGMGRLFVEMAVAREYSVLMSITLLISLMVIIGNLLADLIYALVDPRVQLGRKGGRAA from the coding sequence TTGACTGAATATTTAGTACGCCGCGTACTACAAGCCGTGCTTGTTTTATTTTTGATCACAGTAGTTTCGTTCGGACTCATGCATGCAGCACCCGGAGGACCGCTAAAAGTCATGCTCTCACCGGGAATGTCTCCTGAAGCACAGCTTATTCAGATGAAAAATATGGGGTTGGATCAGCCTGTCTATATTCAATACATGAAATGGGTCGGTAATTTGCTGCAAGGAGATTTGGGCCATACCTTTAAAAATAACGTTCCTGTTGGCGATATTTTGTGGCCGACGGTTTGGAATACGTTTGTGCTCATGTCTGTAGCGTGGGGGCTTTCCATGCTGATCGCCATCCCGTGGGGCATCTACAACAGTACAAAGCAATACGGTCTGTCTGACCAGATCGCCTCCATCGTTGCCTATCTCGGATTTGCGATGCCGACCTTCTGGTTTGGGATAATGCTCCAACAGTATTTCGCGATGCAGTTGAACCTGCTCCCACTATCTGACATGTACACGATGGGAAAAGAGGGACAAATAAGCGACCTCATTTTGCACTTGATTCTACCTGTTACGGTGTTAACACTGGTGAACATCGCAGCCTATGTCAAATATACGCGCGCCAGTATGCTGGAGGCTTTGGAGCAAGACTATATTCGGACGGCACGTGCCAAAGGGATGAAGGAAAGACGCGTGATTTTCCGCCATGCTCTGCGGAACGCATTGATCCCTGTCGTGACGATCATCGGTTTGGATTTGCCGACGTTGGTAGCAGGTGCAGCATTGACAGAGAGTGTATTTAACTGGCCAGGCATGGGCCGTCTGTTTGTGGAAATGGCTGTAGCGCGTGAGTATTCTGTGTTGATGTCGATCACGTTGCTGATTTCACTGATGGTGATTATCGGAAACCTGTTAGCCGATTTAATCTACGCACTGGTTGATCCACGAGTGCAGCTTGGACGTAAAGGAGGCAGGGCAGCATGA
- a CDS encoding ABC transporter permease: MSQVQLQDDTVVEPNRPGGQLPTNSVGEKPPGLWKTAGKKFMRNPYAVGGLIVLLFFVGIAAGADWVAPHDPAKVDFMITNLPPGTEGHVLGTDELGRDILSRLIHSSRVSMLVGFSVAFAAVVIGTLIGAISGYFGGWIDTCFMRLVDVMNSIPSLFFNILVLALFGAEFVYMILILSLTSWTSVARLVRGQFLQLREMQYVEAARAIGVSHWGIITRHLIRNAMAPIIVYATLMVGSAILSESGLSYLGLGIQPPETSWGLMLSKAQEFMLVDPLQALYPGLCILLVVLAVNFVGDGIRDAFDPRNKKKNPKRRLNKWNATSSK; this comes from the coding sequence ATGAGTCAAGTGCAGCTTCAAGATGACACTGTTGTTGAACCGAATCGACCAGGTGGACAGCTTCCGACAAATTCTGTTGGGGAAAAGCCTCCTGGGCTATGGAAAACCGCGGGCAAAAAATTTATGCGCAATCCGTATGCCGTTGGTGGCTTGATCGTGCTCCTGTTTTTTGTTGGGATCGCCGCGGGTGCCGATTGGGTTGCACCGCATGATCCGGCAAAGGTTGATTTTATGATTACCAACCTGCCTCCTGGAACAGAAGGGCATGTGCTCGGAACAGACGAGCTCGGTCGTGATATCTTGTCCCGCCTCATTCATAGCAGTCGGGTGTCTATGCTGGTCGGCTTCAGCGTTGCTTTTGCTGCGGTCGTCATCGGGACGCTGATTGGAGCGATTTCTGGTTACTTTGGCGGCTGGATTGATACCTGCTTCATGCGTCTCGTGGACGTAATGAACTCCATTCCGAGTCTGTTTTTTAACATTCTGGTTTTGGCGCTTTTCGGAGCGGAATTTGTCTACATGATCCTGATTTTGTCGCTGACGAGCTGGACAAGTGTGGCACGTCTGGTGCGCGGGCAGTTTTTGCAGCTACGGGAAATGCAGTATGTGGAAGCGGCGAGAGCGATCGGCGTTTCGCACTGGGGCATTATTACGCGTCACCTGATACGCAATGCAATGGCTCCCATCATTGTGTACGCGACTCTCATGGTTGGTTCGGCCATTCTGTCAGAGTCAGGTCTCTCCTATTTAGGCTTGGGGATTCAACCACCTGAAACAAGCTGGGGATTAATGCTGAGCAAGGCACAGGAATTCATGCTGGTCGATCCTTTGCAAGCACTTTATCCTGGTCTTTGTATTTTACTCGTGGTGCTAGCGGTGAACTTCGTCGGAGACGGCATCCGCGATGCATTCGACCCACGGAATAAAAAGAAAAACCCGAAAAGGAGGCTGAACAAGTGGAACGCAACATCCTCGAAATAA
- a CDS encoding ABC transporter ATP-binding protein, with protein sequence MERNILEIKNLTTCFFTDDGTVKATDRVSINVGKGQTVCLVGESGSGKSVTSLAVMRLIDYAGGFIQSGNVMFHGQDLAAKDLDEMMHVRGNKIAMIFQDPMSALNPVFTVGDQIAESLMLHQNMSQQDAFKKAIDMLRLVGIPAPEVRVKQYPHEMSGGMCQRVVIAMALACNPEMLIADEPTTALDVTVQAQILDLLRRLQKELGMSILLITHDMGVAAEMADRIAVMYAGTIVEEGTVERIFDEPRHPYTIGLLQSIPGFEGERGGELYTIQGTIPSITQLPTGCRFHPRCPYAIDKCRKEEPILREVVTGQQVACWLNEDVSNHFRINQRANSVAGSKAEVNRQ encoded by the coding sequence GTGGAACGCAACATCCTCGAAATAAAAAATTTGACCACTTGCTTCTTTACGGATGACGGCACGGTCAAGGCCACGGATCGAGTGAGCATCAACGTTGGCAAAGGACAGACGGTGTGCTTGGTAGGGGAATCCGGTAGCGGGAAGAGTGTGACGTCACTTGCAGTCATGCGACTGATTGATTATGCGGGCGGATTTATTCAGAGTGGGAACGTCATGTTTCACGGTCAGGATCTGGCGGCAAAGGACTTGGATGAAATGATGCACGTTCGCGGAAACAAAATCGCGATGATCTTCCAAGACCCGATGTCGGCTCTTAATCCGGTGTTTACGGTAGGCGACCAAATTGCGGAGAGCTTGATGCTGCATCAAAATATGAGCCAGCAGGATGCGTTCAAAAAAGCAATCGATATGCTTCGTCTGGTTGGGATCCCGGCGCCGGAAGTACGAGTGAAACAGTACCCGCACGAAATGTCTGGAGGGATGTGCCAGCGTGTGGTCATCGCGATGGCCCTGGCTTGTAACCCAGAAATGCTGATAGCAGACGAGCCGACAACAGCTCTTGATGTAACGGTTCAGGCGCAAATTTTGGATTTGCTCAGACGGCTGCAAAAGGAATTGGGCATGTCGATTTTGCTGATCACCCATGACATGGGGGTAGCAGCAGAGATGGCGGATCGAATCGCGGTGATGTATGCAGGAACGATTGTGGAGGAGGGAACGGTCGAACGGATATTTGACGAGCCCCGGCATCCTTACACGATTGGCTTGCTGCAGTCTATTCCCGGATTTGAAGGAGAGCGCGGCGGAGAATTGTACACCATCCAAGGCACCATCCCGAGCATCACTCAATTGCCGACGGGCTGCCGTTTTCACCCGCGTTGTCCGTATGCGATCGACAAATGCCGAAAAGAGGAGCCCATTTTGCGCGAGGTTGTTACGGGACAACAAGTGGCTTGCTGGTTGAACGAAGATGTCAGCAACCACTTCAGAATAAATCAGCGTGCCAATTCAGTCGCTGGAAGCAAAGCAGAGGTGAACCGCCAATGA
- a CDS encoding peptide-binding protein, which produces MKKGRGWLKPLALLSLTGALLVGCSSGNNASPGTTTPAPTKKPVEQVAPQATSTDDEKPIDGGTFTHSTTSDIVTLNPIFGNDTASGDVMEYTQAYLYNRNPSFDLAVYPWSLAAELPKISEDGLTYTIKMKNNAKWSDGTPITADDLIFTINAIKTPETGSPEITKYDKVKEMKKLDDYTVEIKLKQLYAPFAFGLMQKLAPAHVLKDVPFKDLQAHSYGKDPAKTPTSGPYKWTEWKQKEFHVLDANPNYWGEKKPHIQKVVYKIYADQNTQVQALMKGDVDLVDSIPVTQLEAVKAKGTINISTEPGPSYEYFAFNFDKKNFPNNYGLFEGQKTRQAIAHAINRQGIIDNILKGTGKIMDAPFLPGTWADPGDAAVHYEYSAEKAKQLLKEDGWVAGADGILAKDGNRFSFEFIFNSGNSRREQAAVVIQQNLKEIGIEAKPKALDFSALVDQYANPGKFQVLLLGWQLSDPDPDGISTFGKKAFPPGNNAGWYDNPKLDALWEKAVSTVKQEERAAIYKEVGKEISTNLPYVFMYQYGTPRGMTSRVKYKDEFKPVSMIPYGETFGFLNWWIDDTKK; this is translated from the coding sequence TTGAAAAAAGGGAGAGGTTGGTTAAAGCCGTTGGCGTTGCTCTCTTTAACCGGCGCGCTATTGGTCGGTTGCTCAAGCGGGAACAATGCTTCGCCAGGAACTACAACACCAGCACCAACAAAAAAACCGGTGGAGCAGGTGGCTCCTCAGGCGACCAGTACGGATGATGAGAAACCAATAGACGGTGGAACGTTTACGCATTCTACGACGTCTGACATCGTCACGCTCAATCCGATTTTCGGGAATGATACAGCATCCGGGGACGTTATGGAGTACACTCAGGCGTATTTGTACAATCGGAACCCGTCTTTTGATTTAGCAGTTTACCCTTGGTCCCTTGCAGCCGAGTTGCCGAAAATAAGCGAGGATGGCCTCACCTATACCATCAAGATGAAGAATAATGCGAAATGGTCCGATGGAACGCCAATCACGGCTGACGACTTGATTTTTACCATTAATGCCATCAAAACTCCTGAGACTGGATCACCAGAAATTACGAAATACGACAAAGTGAAAGAGATGAAAAAGCTGGATGATTACACCGTAGAAATCAAATTGAAACAATTGTACGCTCCATTTGCTTTTGGATTAATGCAAAAGTTGGCACCAGCCCACGTGTTGAAAGACGTACCGTTTAAAGATTTGCAAGCACATTCTTACGGAAAAGATCCAGCCAAGACACCTACTTCCGGACCGTACAAATGGACCGAGTGGAAACAAAAGGAATTCCATGTGCTAGATGCTAACCCAAATTATTGGGGTGAAAAGAAGCCGCATATTCAAAAGGTTGTGTACAAAATCTATGCGGATCAAAACACACAAGTACAGGCTTTGATGAAAGGCGACGTTGACTTGGTAGATTCCATTCCTGTCACGCAGCTCGAAGCGGTGAAGGCGAAAGGAACGATCAACATTTCGACGGAGCCAGGTCCTAGCTATGAATATTTTGCCTTCAACTTTGACAAGAAGAACTTCCCGAATAACTACGGGTTGTTTGAAGGTCAAAAAACGCGTCAGGCCATTGCCCACGCAATCAATCGTCAAGGTATTATCGACAATATCTTGAAAGGAACCGGAAAAATTATGGATGCACCGTTCCTGCCAGGTACATGGGCAGACCCGGGCGATGCAGCAGTCCATTACGAATATAGTGCAGAGAAAGCTAAACAATTGCTGAAAGAAGACGGATGGGTAGCCGGGGCAGATGGAATTCTTGCCAAAGACGGCAATCGCTTCTCCTTTGAATTCATTTTCAACTCGGGGAACAGTCGCCGTGAACAGGCAGCAGTCGTTATTCAGCAAAACCTGAAAGAGATCGGAATTGAAGCGAAGCCAAAAGCACTAGACTTCTCGGCTCTTGTCGATCAGTATGCCAACCCTGGTAAATTCCAGGTTCTGTTACTCGGCTGGCAATTGTCTGATCCAGATCCGGATGGCATTTCTACGTTCGGGAAAAAGGCATTCCCGCCTGGCAACAACGCTGGCTGGTACGACAATCCGAAGCTGGATGCGCTCTGGGAAAAAGCTGTATCTACGGTCAAACAAGAGGAACGCGCTGCAATCTATAAAGAAGTCGGAAAAGAAATCTCGACGAACCTGCCATACGTATTCATGTATCAGTACGGAACGCCACGAGGCATGACTTCTCGCGTCAAATATAAGGATGAGTTTAAACCAGTATCCATGATTCCATATGGGGAGACCTTTGGCTTCCTGAACTGGTGGATCGACGATACCAAAAAATAA
- a CDS encoding DUF5050 domain-containing protein yields MVQHKGKWMITIAMAVCLIVVLGFGNQQTMATAPTKKPVINVMGSDPVNINSHRSFVTVQGEWIFYNNDGLYKIKQDGSSLQKLSSDWADNLNVVGDWIYYTRNKPRKEIYQLEMPAYDINDTYEDVTELMKIKTDGSSKTVIKSGSLAEGDPNNVQKLYVVGDIIYYADGYGRLYRMDTSGKNQKKLLDQFEEVYFYQDWIFYTNESRQLYKMKRNGTQKKLVSKDKELTLVGLSGDFIYYTKWVDSSGVEDVYKIGLKDGKTSLVKKGLRSADNRIIIAGNHLYYMFYMSEMYDSLTVGRMNLADGKTTPLYRLIRYSSQQMNIGGDFIFFDNDSASDSSKVDIFKVKLGENQVEKVGPKAKYRGK; encoded by the coding sequence ATGGTGCAACATAAAGGGAAATGGATGATCACCATTGCGATGGCAGTATGTCTGATTGTGGTTCTTGGCTTTGGCAATCAACAAACAATGGCGACTGCGCCAACAAAAAAACCAGTGATAAATGTTATGGGCAGCGATCCTGTGAATATCAATTCACACCGAAGCTTTGTCACCGTTCAAGGAGAGTGGATTTTTTATAACAACGATGGCTTATACAAAATCAAACAGGATGGAAGCTCTCTTCAAAAGTTGAGCAGTGATTGGGCCGATAATCTGAATGTTGTAGGGGACTGGATTTACTATACGCGCAACAAGCCTAGGAAAGAAATCTATCAGCTTGAGATGCCCGCTTACGATATCAATGATACGTATGAAGATGTGACGGAGCTCATGAAAATCAAGACAGACGGCAGTTCGAAAACAGTCATCAAAAGTGGAAGCCTTGCGGAAGGGGACCCCAATAACGTACAGAAATTGTATGTAGTGGGAGATATCATCTACTACGCAGATGGTTATGGTCGCTTGTACAGGATGGACACGAGCGGCAAAAATCAAAAAAAGCTACTTGATCAGTTTGAGGAAGTTTATTTCTATCAAGATTGGATTTTTTACACCAATGAGAGTCGTCAACTATACAAAATGAAGCGGAATGGAACGCAGAAAAAGCTCGTAAGCAAAGACAAAGAGCTGACCCTTGTCGGTCTGTCTGGCGATTTCATTTACTATACAAAATGGGTAGACTCCAGTGGAGTAGAAGATGTTTATAAAATAGGATTGAAGGATGGGAAGACTTCTCTTGTCAAGAAAGGGTTGCGTTCAGCTGACAATCGGATCATCATTGCCGGGAACCATTTATATTATATGTTTTATATGTCGGAAATGTATGACTCACTAACGGTAGGACGAATGAACTTGGCGGACGGGAAAACAACCCCGCTGTATCGATTAATCCGCTACTCTAGTCAACAGATGAACATCGGAGGCGATTTTATCTTTTTTGACAACGATAGTGCTTCCGATAGTTCAAAAGTCGACATATTTAAAGTGAAATTGGGAGAGAACCAAGTGGAAAAGGTAGGACCAAAAGCGAAGTATAGAGGAAAATAA